A genomic region of Christiangramia sp. OXR-203 contains the following coding sequences:
- the mscL gene encoding large conductance mechanosensitive channel protein MscL, translating into MGLFKEFKEFAVKGNMIDMAVGIIIGTAFNKVVDVLVKQIIMPPLSMITDGVNYADRKIILRDGEGTEGAADYVNEVSIGYGLLIETMVDFIVIGFVVFIVVKFMNRFRNKAQDPKNTKVVTPKDIELLSSLNDLMEEQNKLLREKQA; encoded by the coding sequence ATGGGGTTATTTAAAGAATTCAAGGAATTTGCTGTAAAGGGCAATATGATCGATATGGCCGTAGGTATCATTATTGGTACGGCCTTTAATAAAGTGGTTGATGTTCTGGTAAAGCAAATTATAATGCCACCATTAAGTATGATTACCGATGGCGTGAATTATGCTGACAGGAAGATCATTCTACGAGATGGTGAAGGAACTGAAGGTGCAGCAGATTATGTAAATGAAGTGTCAATTGGTTACGGACTGCTTATTGAGACCATGGTAGATTTTATCGTAATTGGTTTCGTTGTCTTTATAGTGGTGAAATTTATGAATCGCTTTCGGAACAAAGCTCAGGATCCAAAAAACACCAAGGTTGTTACCCCTAAAGATATTGAACTGCTCTCCAGTTTGAATGATCTAATGGAAGAGCAGAATAAATTATTGCGGGAAAAGCAAGCTTAA
- a CDS encoding DUF2817 domain-containing protein has translation MKEKARLWLSNRDYDKAKFRKVAGRYFHNNQLEDFISMHSDRFEFETIGTSVEHRNIYGLQIGSGSKKVLMWSQMHGNESTTTKAVLDFLNSIAEDVENLYNKSLLEETKLYIIPVLNPDGAANYTRVNANNVDLNRDMQDLSQPESRLLMKVYREFQPDFCLNLHDQRTIFSAGETNLPAILSFLTPSSDIDRSITGARKDSMSLIAGIVKDLKDELGERIGRYDDGFNINCAGDTFQSLGTPTILFEAGHYPGDYNRDVTRKFIFKALRSCLEQIMNGQSADHRQYLKIPENAKCFRDVILRNVNIEGDQKDILIQFKETLVHDRIRFVPVIEGIHKDSVLFGHREIDAACKKISLMEEGEISENVVVNKIFLNDEIFELNPQ, from the coding sequence ATGAAAGAGAAAGCAAGACTGTGGTTAAGTAATCGCGATTATGATAAAGCCAAATTCAGGAAAGTGGCAGGCCGTTATTTTCATAATAATCAACTGGAAGATTTTATTTCTATGCATTCAGATAGATTCGAATTTGAAACTATAGGTACTTCCGTAGAGCACAGGAATATTTACGGATTGCAAATTGGATCGGGTTCAAAGAAGGTTTTGATGTGGTCGCAAATGCACGGCAATGAATCTACAACAACCAAAGCTGTACTGGATTTTTTAAACTCAATAGCAGAGGATGTAGAAAATCTTTATAATAAATCACTTCTGGAAGAGACGAAATTATATATTATTCCTGTTCTTAATCCAGATGGTGCGGCGAATTATACGCGGGTTAATGCCAATAATGTAGATCTTAATCGAGACATGCAGGATCTTAGTCAGCCAGAAAGCAGATTGTTGATGAAGGTCTACCGGGAATTCCAACCTGATTTCTGTTTGAATCTTCATGATCAACGAACCATCTTTAGTGCTGGAGAAACAAATTTACCGGCGATCCTATCTTTTCTGACGCCTTCGAGCGATATAGATCGTAGTATCACGGGGGCACGTAAGGATAGTATGTCATTAATTGCTGGAATTGTAAAGGATTTGAAAGATGAATTAGGGGAGCGAATAGGGAGGTATGATGATGGTTTTAATATTAATTGTGCTGGCGACACCTTTCAAAGTTTAGGAACTCCGACTATTCTTTTTGAGGCAGGTCATTATCCTGGAGACTACAATAGGGATGTAACGCGAAAATTCATTTTTAAAGCTTTGAGAAGTTGCCTGGAGCAAATAATGAATGGGCAAAGTGCTGATCACAGGCAATATTTGAAGATTCCTGAGAATGCTAAATGTTTTCGTGATGTGATTTTAAGAAATGTAAACATCGAAGGAGATCAAAAGGATATCCTGATACAATTCAAAGAAACATTAGTTCACGATCGAATACGATTCGTCCCGGTTATCGAAGGGATTCACAAAGACTCAGTTTTATTTGGTCATCGTGAAATTGATGCAGCATGTAAAAAGATAAGTTTGATGGAAGAGGGCGAAATTTCCGAAAACGTTGTAGTTAATAAAATATTCTTAAATGATGAGATTTTCGAGCTAAATCCCCAATAA
- a CDS encoding DNA topoisomerase IV: MNKMIPLFLVLLLTLSSCFEANRNCANFRTGTFEFETYINGELQKSTFIRNDSIEIEFFQGKTDTSSVRWINPCEYIIKNTNPKNMAEQKPIHMKILTTSKNSYTFEYGQVGETQKARGEVKKVLE; the protein is encoded by the coding sequence ATGAACAAAATGATTCCACTCTTCTTAGTCCTGTTACTCACATTGAGCTCTTGTTTTGAAGCCAACAGAAACTGTGCTAATTTTAGAACTGGTACTTTTGAGTTTGAAACGTATATAAACGGAGAATTACAAAAATCTACTTTCATAAGAAATGACTCGATTGAAATTGAGTTTTTTCAGGGAAAGACAGATACAAGTTCCGTACGATGGATCAATCCATGTGAATATATTATCAAGAATACCAATCCGAAGAATATGGCTGAACAGAAGCCAATCCACATGAAGATCCTCACGACTTCAAAGAATAGCTATACGTTCGAGTACGGCCAGGTAGGTGAAACCCAAAAGGCCCGCGGAGAAGTAAAAAAAGTTTTAGAATAG
- a CDS encoding helix-turn-helix transcriptional regulator, with the protein MVNTEQFGTRLQRILEYYDLSAASFADKIDVGRSSISHILSGRNKPSLDFVMKVVKNFPEVELYWLLNGKGSFPPKTDSVNEKSVQQIKADHSAPEPQTTNSEVRATKDDQVHQKSPSNKKVKRIVFFYEDGSFEAFEN; encoded by the coding sequence ATGGTAAACACGGAACAATTTGGAACAAGGCTGCAACGCATCCTTGAATATTACGATCTGTCAGCTGCATCTTTTGCAGATAAAATTGATGTTGGAAGGTCTTCCATCTCTCATATCTTATCCGGCAGGAATAAACCAAGTTTAGATTTTGTCATGAAAGTTGTCAAGAATTTTCCTGAGGTGGAATTATACTGGTTATTGAATGGTAAAGGCTCCTTCCCTCCCAAAACCGACTCAGTTAATGAAAAAAGTGTACAGCAAATAAAAGCCGATCACTCAGCTCCTGAACCCCAAACCACAAATTCTGAAGTCAGGGCTACGAAGGACGATCAGGTCCATCAGAAATCTCCGAGTAACAAAAAGGTGAAACGAATAGTATTTTTTTATGAGGATGGTAGTTTTGAAGCCTTTGAAAATTGA